A genomic window from Gossypium hirsutum isolate 1008001.06 chromosome D10, Gossypium_hirsutum_v2.1, whole genome shotgun sequence includes:
- the LOC121203035 gene encoding arginyl-tRNA--protein transferase 2 isoform X1: protein MKNEASSSNSKEESLVVDCGRRRSSCGYCKSAGRTSISHGLWAHSITVNDYQDLLDRGWRRSGCFLYKPEMERTCCPSYTIRLKASDFVPSKEQRRVYRRMQRFLDGTLEVGKPMELADDPNASKHTGSSVNDLVSSLSGNESLSCGTKRENKAEEFMNHLSNQIDKVVRAYIESGEFPSGIQLPKAAVKMVSHAKRKLSVQGSEDLLYSSNIAFQIAATLRRTRSAERDVQQLRTSKHSAEEVDLCPKSIAEKLAASLNQLANIPELSIRACNGHINFYSTAKCGSSGKDDQVVSLPEESESRSQSSSTKKSSEHCQGQKRKLEIRMKRSTFDPEEYALYKRYQIKVHNDTPDRVTESSYRRFLVDTPLFFVSPSTDGMVPPCGFGSFHQQYIIDGKLVAVGVVDVLPRCLSSKYLFWDPDYAFLSLGKYSALQEIGWVKENQAHCASLQYYYMGYYIHSCRKMIYKAAYYPSELLCPLRYQWVACHIARPLLDKRKYAVLSDFASLQDGESSQSCIPESAMELQHDENGLEDSNDVLMGEDEQMIEIESESSDEELEPETTVLGSAAIDDGDVTNVLVGLRGSRLRYKDLQQAFGPSERNYLETQLHSYQRVVGVELSERMVYSLG, encoded by the exons ATGAAAAACGAAGCAAGCAGTAGCAATAGCAAAGAAGAAAGCTTGGTCGTCGATTGCGGCCGCCGTCGAAGCTCTTGCGGTTATTGTAAATCCGCGGGTCGAACCAGTATCTCTCACG GTTTATGGGCGCATAGTATTACAGTTAATGATtatcaag ATCTTCTTGACCGTGGTTGGAGGAGATCCGGCTGTTTCCTCTATAAACCTGAGATGGAAAGGACATGCTGTCCATCTTATACTATTCGTTTGAAGGCAAGTGATTTTGTTCCTTCTAAGGAGCAACGTCGAGTTTATAGACGAATGCAGAG GTTTTTGGATGGCACACTTGAGGTGGGGAAACCAATGGAACTTGCGGACGATCCAAATGCTTCTAAGCATACAGGCAGCTCTGTCAATGATTTAGTCTCAAGCTTATCAGGGAATGAATCTTTATCTTGTGGcactaaaagggaaaataaggcAGAAGAGTTTATGAACCATTTGTCTAACCAAATAGACAAAGTGGTACGTGCATATATTGAAAGTGGTGAATTTCCTTCTGGAATTCAATTGCCAAAAGCTGCAGTGAAAATGGTTTCACATGCCAAAAGAAAGTTATCAGTTCAAGGGTCGGAAGATCTTCTATACTCCAGCAACATTGCCTTCCAGATAGCAGCCACTTTGAGGCGGACACGATCAGCTGAGAGGGATGTCCAACAATTAAGAACATCAAAGCATAGTGCAGAAGAAGTTGATCTGTGCCCCAAATCTATTGCTGAAAAATTGGCAGCCTCTTTAAATCAACTAGCAAATATTCCCGAGTTGTCCATTAGGGCATGCAAtggccatattaatttttattctaCTGCAAAATGTGGATCTTCGGGTAAAGATGATCAAGTTGTTTCTTTGCCTGAAGAATCTGAGAGTAGAAGTCAAAGCTCTTCTACAAAGAAGAGCTCTGAACACTGTCAAGGGCAAAAGAGGAAGCTTGAGATTCGTATGAAAAGGTCCACTTTTGATCCGGAAGAGTATGCATTGTATAAGCGTTATCAAATTAAAGTGCACAATGATACACCAGATCGTGTCACAGAAAGCTCATACAGGAGGTTTCTTGTTGACACTCCCTTATTTTTTGTTTCTCCATCCACTGATGGCATGGTTCCTCCATGTGGCTTCGGCTCATTCCATCAGCAATACATCATTGATGGCAAGCTAGTTGCTGTTGGTGTGGTGGATGTCCTTCCCAGATGCTTGTCAAGTAAGTATTTATTTTGGGATCCTGATTATGCATTTTTATCATTGGGTAAATATTCAGCTTTGCAAGAGATTGGTTGGGTGAAAGAGAACCAAGCCCATTGTGCCAGTCTTCAGTATTATTATATGGGCTATTATATACATTCCTGCCGCAAGATGATATATAAAGCAGCATATTACCCATCTGAGCTTCTTTGCCCTCTTCGTTACCA GTGGGTTGCATGTCACATAGCAAGGCCGTTGCTTGATAAAAGGAAATATGCGGTCTTATCTGATTTTGCCAGTTTACAAGATGGGGAGTCCTCCCAATCCTGTATTCCTGAAAGTGCCATGGAATTGCAACATGATGAGAATGGACTAGAAGACTCAAATGATGTTCTTATGGGTGAAGATGAACAGATGATTGAGATTGAATCTGAGAGCTCTGATGAAGAATTGGAGCCGGAAACTACTGTCCTGGGATCTGCTGCAATAGATGATGGTGATGTGACTAATGTTTTAGTTGGACTTAGAGGTTCACGACTAAGATACAAG GATCTACAACAAGCATTTGGTCCCTCCGAAAGGAATTACTTGGAAACACAATTGCACAGTTACCAGAGAGTGGTGGGTGTAGAGCTGTCCGAGCGAATGGTTTATTCACTTGGCTAG
- the LOC121203035 gene encoding arginyl-tRNA--protein transferase 1 isoform X2, whose product MELADDPNASKHTGSSVNDLVSSLSGNESLSCGTKRENKAEEFMNHLSNQIDKVVRAYIESGEFPSGIQLPKAAVKMVSHAKRKLSVQGSEDLLYSSNIAFQIAATLRRTRSAERDVQQLRTSKHSAEEVDLCPKSIAEKLAASLNQLANIPELSIRACNGHINFYSTAKCGSSGKDDQVVSLPEESESRSQSSSTKKSSEHCQGQKRKLEIRMKRSTFDPEEYALYKRYQIKVHNDTPDRVTESSYRRFLVDTPLFFVSPSTDGMVPPCGFGSFHQQYIIDGKLVAVGVVDVLPRCLSSKYLFWDPDYAFLSLGKYSALQEIGWVKENQAHCASLQYYYMGYYIHSCRKMIYKAAYYPSELLCPLRYQWVACHIARPLLDKRKYAVLSDFASLQDGESSQSCIPESAMELQHDENGLEDSNDVLMGEDEQMIEIESESSDEELEPETTVLGSAAIDDGDVTNVLVGLRGSRLRYKDLQQAFGPSERNYLETQLHSYQRVVGVELSERMVYSLG is encoded by the exons ATGGAACTTGCGGACGATCCAAATGCTTCTAAGCATACAGGCAGCTCTGTCAATGATTTAGTCTCAAGCTTATCAGGGAATGAATCTTTATCTTGTGGcactaaaagggaaaataaggcAGAAGAGTTTATGAACCATTTGTCTAACCAAATAGACAAAGTGGTACGTGCATATATTGAAAGTGGTGAATTTCCTTCTGGAATTCAATTGCCAAAAGCTGCAGTGAAAATGGTTTCACATGCCAAAAGAAAGTTATCAGTTCAAGGGTCGGAAGATCTTCTATACTCCAGCAACATTGCCTTCCAGATAGCAGCCACTTTGAGGCGGACACGATCAGCTGAGAGGGATGTCCAACAATTAAGAACATCAAAGCATAGTGCAGAAGAAGTTGATCTGTGCCCCAAATCTATTGCTGAAAAATTGGCAGCCTCTTTAAATCAACTAGCAAATATTCCCGAGTTGTCCATTAGGGCATGCAAtggccatattaatttttattctaCTGCAAAATGTGGATCTTCGGGTAAAGATGATCAAGTTGTTTCTTTGCCTGAAGAATCTGAGAGTAGAAGTCAAAGCTCTTCTACAAAGAAGAGCTCTGAACACTGTCAAGGGCAAAAGAGGAAGCTTGAGATTCGTATGAAAAGGTCCACTTTTGATCCGGAAGAGTATGCATTGTATAAGCGTTATCAAATTAAAGTGCACAATGATACACCAGATCGTGTCACAGAAAGCTCATACAGGAGGTTTCTTGTTGACACTCCCTTATTTTTTGTTTCTCCATCCACTGATGGCATGGTTCCTCCATGTGGCTTCGGCTCATTCCATCAGCAATACATCATTGATGGCAAGCTAGTTGCTGTTGGTGTGGTGGATGTCCTTCCCAGATGCTTGTCAAGTAAGTATTTATTTTGGGATCCTGATTATGCATTTTTATCATTGGGTAAATATTCAGCTTTGCAAGAGATTGGTTGGGTGAAAGAGAACCAAGCCCATTGTGCCAGTCTTCAGTATTATTATATGGGCTATTATATACATTCCTGCCGCAAGATGATATATAAAGCAGCATATTACCCATCTGAGCTTCTTTGCCCTCTTCGTTACCA GTGGGTTGCATGTCACATAGCAAGGCCGTTGCTTGATAAAAGGAAATATGCGGTCTTATCTGATTTTGCCAGTTTACAAGATGGGGAGTCCTCCCAATCCTGTATTCCTGAAAGTGCCATGGAATTGCAACATGATGAGAATGGACTAGAAGACTCAAATGATGTTCTTATGGGTGAAGATGAACAGATGATTGAGATTGAATCTGAGAGCTCTGATGAAGAATTGGAGCCGGAAACTACTGTCCTGGGATCTGCTGCAATAGATGATGGTGATGTGACTAATGTTTTAGTTGGACTTAGAGGTTCACGACTAAGATACAAG GATCTACAACAAGCATTTGGTCCCTCCGAAAGGAATTACTTGGAAACACAATTGCACAGTTACCAGAGAGTGGTGGGTGTAGAGCTGTCCGAGCGAATGGTTTATTCACTTGGCTAG
- the LOC121222636 gene encoding chlorophyll a-b binding protein CP29.3, chloroplastic, with protein MATTTAATVSHFFGTRIQTSNPSSGRIQARFGFGTKKAPPPPKKAAPKRPSDRLVWFPGANPPEWLDGTMIGDRGFDPFGFAKPAEYLQYDLDSLDQNLAKNVAGDIIGVISETAELKPTPFQPYTEVFGIQRFRECELIHGRWAMLGTLGAIAVEALTGVAWQDAGKVELVEGASYLGQPLPFSLTTLIWIEVLVIGYIEFQRNAELDPEKRLYPGGYFDPLGLASDPEKIDNLKLAEIKHSRLAMIAFLIFGIQAAYTGKGPISFIASFNS; from the exons ATGGCAACCACCACAGCTGCCACAGTGTCACATTTTTTCGGTACCCGTATCCAAACCTCTAACCCAAGCTCCGGTAGAATCCAAGCTAGGTTCGGCTTTGGAACCAAGAAAGCACCACCACCACCAAAAAAAGCCGCCCCTAAAAGGCCATCCGACCGCCTTGTTTGGTTCCCCGGCGCAAACCCACCGGAATGGCTCGACGGTACAATGATCGGAGACCGTGGGTTCGATCCTTTCGGGTTTGCTAAACCGGCTGAATACTTACAGTACGATTTGGACTCGTTGGACCAGAACTTGGCCAAGAATGTGGCCGGTGATATTATAGGGGTGATTAGCGAGACTGCGGAGCTGAAACCGACGCCGTTTCAGCCGTACACGGAGGTTTTTGGGATTCAAAGGTTTAGAGAGTGTGAGTTGATTCATGGGAGATGGGCAATGTTGGGTACGCTTGGTGCTATTGCCGTTGAGGCACTCACCGGCGTTGCATGGCAAGACGCAGGGAAG GTAGAGTTAGTGGAAGGAGCATCATACTTAGGGCAACCACTTCCATTCTCATTGACCACATTAATATGGATTGAGGTATTGGTGATTGGTTACATTGAGTTCCAACGGAATGCTGAGCTTGACCCTGAGAAAAGGCTATACCCTGGTGGCTATTTTGACCCACTTGGCTTGGCTTCTGACCCTGAGAAAATTGATAACCTCAAGTTGGCTGAAATCAAGCATTCTAGGCTTGCCATGATTGCTTTCCTCATCTTTGGCATTCAGGCTGCTTACACTGGCAAGGGTCCTATTAGCTTCATTGCTAGCTTTAACAGTTGA